In Sphingobacterium sp. SRCM116780, the genomic stretch CTGCTTAGTTCTAGAGTTGGATATACTGAAATGTTACAGGCTTACGCAGAAATAGGTGCAAAAACAGATTTTACAGATCGTAATGGCAATACCTTGTTACACATTATCGCACAATACTCGTCTCATGCAGTTTCAGCTTACCAAACTGCAATGGAACGCTTACTTATTCATCAAAACGATTCAAATTTTGATGCTGAAAACCCACGTCAGGCGCAAGAAAGAGCCGAATTGGAATGGCATTTCAATGTAAATAAAGCAAGGTTCAATCAATTTATTACTTATGCTATAACAGCGATGGAATTTAATGCCGATCCATATCAAAAAAACAATGAAGGTGAAACAGCTATTGATGTGGCCATTTATTATCAATCGAAAGCTATAGGGGCTATTTTAAAAGGTGTCGATTTCTCTAATCAGGAAACCGTACCACTGTATTTTGAGGCGGGCGGAATGAATATTTATCAGGCTTGCGCCAAAAATGACCTTGAAGCATTGAATGCTCTCATCCAAATAGGAGAAGATTTAAATGAGGCTTACGATAAAGAAGGTGATAAGTTTAATGGAATGACCCCTTTGGCTATCGCAATGACGCAACATTATTTTGAGGTTACAGATGTGTTATTGAAAAACGGAGCCGATGCAACACTTCGTGATAGTAAAGCTTGGCATCCGTTTAGGTATTTGTATACACCAGTTTCAGGAGTAAATACCAATTTCGACCAATTTCAAAATAAGGTTTTTCCGAAGATTTTAAACGCTTATCTCGATGCAGGTTTCGATATCAATTCTCTTTTAGATGATGATGAAAACACGCTTTTAACGGTATCTGCTAAATATGCTGACGACCTGCAACTTTACAACGGTAATTCCATTACAACAGTGTTGATTGATGAAGTAGTTTATTCGAATGCTGATGTTAACAAAACCAATCGTGATGGCATTTCGGCATTGATGTATTTGTGTTTAGCTGATACCAAAAGAGGTGAAAAAAACCTAATTACCCTTTTAGAGCAAAGTGCATCTACCGAATTGCGCGATAAAAACGGAAAAACAGCACTGATTTATGCCGTAAATAATTCGGATAAATCGGCAGCAAAAACCTATTGCGAATTATTGGTAGAATTTGGAAATCTGCTTATTGATGCTAAAGATAATGCTGGAAAATCTGCTTTGGATTATGCTGTTGTGCAAAATAATGAGCCATTAGTTGCTTGGTTGGTAGAGAGAATGTAAATCAAAAAAATAGAATAATAAACATTTACTTATACATAAAATGGATAATATTTTTTTAAACGCTTGTAAAAACAACCAAAAAGCAATTGTGCAAACTTTGCTTAAAAAAGGCGACATCAATCTCAATAAGCGCGACGCGATGGGCAATACGCCATTGTTCTATTCGTGCCAAAAAGGTGCAAGAGACATCGTTAAAATTTTAGTAGAGGCTGGAGCCGATATCAATCTGGCAAATAACCAAAGTGCTACACCTTTACATATTGTTTCACAAAGCGGAAATAAAGAAATAGCGACTATTTTGCTAAATAATGGTGCCGATATTAATGTAACCGATAAAGCAGGCAAAACCGCACTGATTTATTCGTTGGCCGAAGGAAGGACTGAATTTACCAAATTTCTCTTATCAAAAGGTGCTGATAAAACCATTAAAGATAACGACGGACATAGTGCTTTAGATTATGCCACCAGCAGAGGTTTACGAGATACCGTTGCATTGTTGGTTGGTGAGGCAGATGATAAAAATAGCACTGGAAACACAGCGCTTCATCAAGCTGTTTGGAACAATGAAGCCGAGGTGGTTAGCGAATTATTGAAAATAAATACCATTAACATTAATGCTATAAACGACCAAGGCGATAGTGCATTGGTTTTGGCCTGTATGCAAAATAATTTACGAATTACAGAGCAATTGCTCAACGCCGACGCCGATATGTTATTGAAACGCTTGGATGGCAACTCGGTTTTGCATTATAGCAGTGGCCGTGGAAACAAGGAAATTGCCAAGTTACTTATCGAAAAAGGAATGGACATGAACAGCAAAAACAATGAAGGCGAAACCCCGTTAATTGTGGCTTCCATTTGTGGGTTTAATGAAATTACCGCCTTACTTGTTGATCATGGTGCCAGTGTAAACGAAAAAGACAACGACGAGCATTCAGCATTGCATTATGCTTCAGAAAAGGGCTACAATGAGATTGTAGAGCAGCTGATCATAGCTGGAGCTAGTTCATAAAAAATGATTATTAAAGCTTCATTTTATAAATTAAAATTCATAACTAATGAAAACAATCTAAAAACGAAAAATTTTAGTCTTGGCACTCATTGCCACATTAACCATCGATTCTCTAACGTAGTAATTAGCAAAGAAAGCTATAATGATGTAATGAAATAACAACAACAATAAGATTACTGGATAAAATAAAAAATTTAACACTTACAAATACAGAACAATATGATCATTTTTGGAACAAGAAATAAGTTTTTAACCGCATTCAATACTGAGCAAACTTGCGGTCATTGCAACACTGGCAAATTAAATTTAGCTTACACCATTAGCTATTTCCATATCTTTTGGATACCCATGTTTCCATTTGGCAAAAAAGGGATGACCCAATGCCCACATTGTAAACAAATATTAAACGCGTATGAGCTTGCTCCAGAAAGTCGTAATTACATCAACGCTCAAAAAAGTAATGTTAAAACACCTTTAACATATTTCGCTGGACTTATTTTAATTGGCGCTTTAATATTGTTTGTGGTTGTAGTTAATATGTTGAAATAAACAGGTTGCAACTTTTGAACATGATCTAGGGCAATCACAAATAAATTTGGTCTATCCTATCCACAAAAAAAGCCTTCCGCTATGCGGAGGGCTTCAATTTTATTGTCGGGGTGGCAGGATTCGAACCTACGACCTCCACATCCCAAATGTGGCGCGATACCGGGCTACGCTACACCCCGAAAAAGGTATCACCTTTTGTTTTACTGTGATGCAAATATACAGTGATTTTTATATTTATCAAGGATAAAAATCACTTTATTCAATAAACCTCTGATTTAATGAGAAATAAAATTATTACCTCTAACTATTATCATAATTACATGAATATCCTCCTATTATGATGTGTAAAACTTTTTAAAATATATCTAGAGTAGCCTCTATAAAATCAAAAGGGATTGTCTATCTTTGCAACAAACTAAGACGGCATAAAACTTTTTGAAAAAAGTATTTCTTAAAGTAAAAAAAAAGCTGTAATATTGCATTCCGATTTTTACAGGCTAATAATCGTATTTAATACTCAAAATCATGGATTTAGTAAAATTTGTAGAAGAACAAGCGGTAATCATAAATGAAGTTCCCGCATTTAAAGCTGGAGACACCATAAGCGTTCATTATAAAATTCGCGAAGGAAATAAAGAGCGTATCCAAATTTACCAAGGTGTGGTTCTCCAATTGAACAGCGAAGGTGTTAATTCAACTTTCACTGTACGCAAAATTTCAAATGGCATTGGTGTGGAACGTATTTTCCCTGTAAATTCGCCTAACATTGAAAAAATTGTAGTAAACAGCTACGGTAAAGTACGTCGCGCTAAATTATTTTATTTACGTGGTCTTACTGGTAAAGCTGCTCGTATTAAGTCTAAAAGAATCTAATTACGACTACGCAAGCATAAAAAAAGGCTTTGATTCATTTCAAAAGCCTTTTTTTATTTTAAAATTTTCAAAACAAAGCCGCATTGCATCTCTTGGACACAAAGCTTTGTAACTTATAAGCTTACCTTATTTCCTAATAGTGATTTATAATACGCTTCTATATCCTTCCAATGGTAATAGGGCAAAATATCACTCTTTACTGGAGGTATCAGTTTTTCATTCTCGTTAAGTAAGAATTTTACGATAATATCTGAGGAACCTGGCTTTCTAAAGAAAACAATCTGAATATTAGCGGCCATAGGTGCGATCTTGAAATTACTCCACGCCTTATAAAATTCTGATGGTTCGGAAACACTGTTATACGTATCTTCCAAATGCAAAAGCATAGCTAATGGGATAATGTTTCCATCGTGAGCAAATCGAAATGCGGCGCCATTTGAATGGGTGGAGATAGTTTTTTCAGCTCTTTCCAGAATATCCCGTAAAATTGGTTTAGCATTCTCAAACATTATCCCCCCATTTAATGCAGAATTTGCATCACTTACATAATTTTTATAATTGCGACATTGCCATAAATCAAAAAGCTCTTGTTTCTCAAACACATCATAAAAATTTAGTTTAGTTTCAATATTCTGCATATCACCAGCAATTTCGTACATCCCTTCAAACAGCTGCTTTTGATTTACATGCTGTTGTATATAAACGCTATCCGTAAAAAGAGCGTGTACCATTCGACTTGGGTTGATATGGTTATTTTCAAATTTATCATAATCTGCTCTCCAGTCAGATTTTGAAGAATTAAACATATTCGCTTCATTGGTATGAAAGTTAAGATAACGTTGGTATTTCATACTCGCATCTCTTGAAATAAGCAACTTCGGGTTAAGTTCCTTCAGTCGTTCGCTAAAGGCATCCATACTTAATGCACAACGGAGAACAGTTGTAGATTGAGCCGAAATTTCGGCCTTATCAACGAAAATCTGAGGGTATCTAGTATACATACGTTCGGCTATACCCCTATGCTGTCTGACTCCCAAAGGAGAAAGATCTCCTCCCCTGAATTCAGCTTCCTGCCATACTTTTTTCAACCGTTCGAATACATCTTTTCCTAACGCGGACAATGTATGGTTATTAGCGGCATCCTGCAACAGATCCAGTACCACTTTATATTGATCGTCACTAACTAAATAACGGGAGCCATGGCGACTAAAATGACTGATATAAAATGGCTCATATCCCTTTGGTACAGGTGCTTGAGGTGAAATTTCCTTTTCTGGATAAGCATAGTACACACCTGCGGTTTTTTCAGGATTGTCAAACATTTCCTGTTTTGAAGTTTGGGCACTACCTACTTGAATACTGATGTATAATGCACTTAAGAAAATGGTTATATTTTTCATTATTTATAATTTGTGAATAAGGTATTTTAAACTTTAATTTATGTGGTCTGCATGAACTATTTAATTAGAATACCTCTTAGTTAGACCGTTAAAATAGTTTGCCAAATAATGTTTAGGTTTTTTAGATTTAGTTATTTAGGTTTTATTTTATGTTGTATACATAATCAACCATATTTAACTTTGATATTGGCATTATAAATATCAAAGGATTGGTTAGATAAGCGTTTTATATTTTTTAACCAATGTAAATGAAATATTTCAGGCGTGCAAATTATTTTATTGCGCTAAATGTAAAGTTGTGTTCGTATAACTTTTTATACTTACAAGGATTTAACCGTTTAACTATCCGAATCTTGCAAGGATAATTCAGTAATTAAGACATGGATGAAAGGATACCTTTTTCTAACCTTCTTCGTACTTTCTTCGAACCATCTTCTAAGTTTCAATACACCTGGAACGCTCTTTTACCGCTGTTGCACCGCCTTTTCCCCGAGTCAACTGTGGTAAAAAGGCGGAGAAAGGACGGTAGAAGAGTACTGGAAGTTAGAAGAGAGTCCGAAGTTGGTTAGAAGTTGGTTAGAAGTTGATATAGATTTTAGGCAATAGTAAAAGCTGACATACCTTCGCCCTCTTTAGCAACATTTTCTTTACAAGGCAAAATATACTTTAATGCTAAATCTTTTTAGTTTATCTTAATGGGCTGAAAAGTTATTTTTATGAACAAATCTATTTTTATCTTTATATTATCATGCTGCTATACGATCAGCTATGGTCAAAATTCTATCAAAGAATTTTTAGCGCTGCAATCGATACCAAAAACCTACGCTGTTCTTAAAACGAATGAAACCTTGCAAATTGATGGAAAGGATAATGAAAATAGCTGGGCACAAGCAAAGACAATCACTAATTTTGAAGATATCCAAGGCAAAAACTTCAAACAACCTGCTTATAAAACAGAACTGAAAATGTTATGGGATTCGACTTATTTATATGTTTATGCGAAACTTTATGATCCTCATATTTGGGCAGATATTAAGAAACATGATGAAATTGTCTATTTGAACAACGACTTTGAGATTTTCCTAAAACCAAATTTGCATCAAGCTGAATATTACGAAGTCGAAGTTAATGCCCTTCAAACCATATTCGACCTTATGCTTACAAAACCTTACCGATTTGGTGGAGAAGCAATCACACATTGGGATCTAAAAAATCTTAAATCGGCAGTCTATGTTAATGGCTCACTCAACAACCCACAAGATACCGACTCGTTCTGGTCTGTTGAGTTTGCAATACCACATCAATCTATTTATGCATTTGGAAAACCTATGATGCCTAAACCTAATGACTACTGGCTTTGCAACTTCTCCCGTGTACAATGGCAACATGAAGTCATCAACGATCAATACCGCAGAAAAACAAAGAATAACAAGATTTTAGAAGAGGACAATTGGGTATGGTCTCCAATAGGCCTAATCAACATGCATTATCCTGAAAGATGGGGTTATATACAATTTGTAGAACATGCACAGGAACAACCTCCTGCTTTACCAGAGACGTATGAAATAACAAAATTGGCTTGGAATATTCATTATTTACAACGATTATTTTATAAAGAGAATCGTATGTACACGAACCAGCTATCAAAACTTTCTCTGTTTAAAGAAAATATAAATCCAATTCTAAAAAATTATCAGATCACGTTGAACTTAAGTCAGGATAAAAAGAATTATAATATGCAAATCGTTGATCATCGATCAAAGAAAATGTATGTATACTTAGACAATAAGGGTAATTTTGAGATCAATCCGTAGATTAAGGTTTTATGATTAACTAAAATTAAAAGCTGATTATTTATCAAGTAGCTCATAAAAGAGGAGATTATTTATAGATGGGTTCGGATATTCATTTTAATAACCATAGTCATTTGAAATGATATTCAATCTTCAACAAAACACCCAAAGAAAATAGAACTAATATTATTACTTTTACAAGCAATAATGTATAAGAATATATCCTTTTTTCCCAATCTGAATGCGTTAAGATTTGTTGCTGCATTACTGGTCATCTTTCATCATGGAGAGGTAATTCGAGCGAAAAATGATTTTATTAGTTATGAACATTTAAGTTTTTTTCAAAACGGGAGTACTGCTGTTAAATTTTTCTTTGTTCTAAGTGGTTTTCTAATTAGCTATCTGTTGCTAAAAGAGAAAGCTGAGAAAAAGACGATATCTATTCCAAATTTCTATTTGAAAAGAGTAATCCGTATATGGCCTCTTTATTTTTTATTAGTTACTATTGGCATCCTGCTATTTCCTTTTTTATTTGAGGTATTACATATCAAGTATACTTTTCCCTATAAGGTTGATCAAGTATGGCTTTTATTCTTGCTATTCTTACCTAGTGTAGTAACCTTTAAATTTGGCTCCCATTTATTGGAACCGCTTTGGTCAATTGGCGTAGAAGAGTGGTTTTATATTATCTGGGCACCTCTATTCAAATGGATAGATAATAAACTGGCATTTATTATCGGTATATTTTTGATCAAAATAATCCTGTTAACACTTTGTTTTAACAACATGATTGTGAACGATCTACTTGTACACCTGATTAAAACATTTGCATTTGAATCCATGGCTATTGGTGGACTTGGAGCTTATTTTCTATACAATACCTCTATGGATATACATCAATTGTATAAAAAGTATGCACCTCTAAATTACTTATTGTCAACTGTACTGTTTGTTTATTTCTTTTTCAGAGCATATGCTCATGCATTACTTGGATTTGATATTTTTGAAAGTTGGCTATTTTCTTATATCATCTTAAATTTTCTCTTTTTAAATCTGATTTTATTTTCCAGTGTTATACTAAGTTCAGAGTCATTTTTTAATAGATCATTTCTTGACTATGCAGGTAAAATCTCTTATGGTATTTACATGTACCATATGATTGTGATATTTGCGGTTATCCATCTTGGAAAAAAATATTTATTAAATCTGGATCCTTGGCTCAGTTTTACTATTTTTTATGTCCTTGTCATTGTGGGCACATGCATCACAGCGCATCTGTCTAAAAAATATTTTGAAGATTTTTTCATGAAATTCAGATCAAAATTGAATTAACTGAAGTCGCAATTAAATATCTTATGCTTCAAAAATTTTAAATCGTAAAAATTAAAAACAAAAAAAAACTTAGTCTTCCACAAATATTCTTATCTTTGTATCCCGTACATAAAGCAGATATTTAGGTCACTTTAGACCTTATATTTTGAAATCCATTATTGTTATGACTAAATATATTTTTGTTACGGGCGGCGTTACTTCGTCGTTAGGGAAGGGTATTATTGCATCTTCTCTTGCTAAACTTCTCCAAGCACGTGGCTACAAAGTAACCATTCAAAAATTCGACCCCTACATTAACATCGACCCAGGAACATTGAATCCCTATGAACATGGTGAGTGTTATGTTACTGAAGATGGCGCTGAAACGGATCTTGATTTGGGTTATTATGAACGTTTCTTAAATGTTCCAACTTCTCAAGCCAATAATGTAACTACAGGTCGTATTTATCAATCTGTTATCCAAAAAGAGCGTGAAGGTGCTTATTTAGGAAAAACTGTTCAAGTTGTTCCCCATATCACAGATGAGATTAAGAACCGGATGCAATTGTTAGGTCAAACGGGTCAATATGATATTGTCATTACAGAATTAGGTGGTACTGTTGGTGATATTGAATCATTGCCTTTCATTGAGGCTGTGCGTCAATTGAGATGGGAATTAGGCACAAATGATTCTGTAGTTATCCACTTAACATTAGTTCCTTATTTAGCTGCTGCAGGTGAATTGAAAACTAAACCTACACAACACTCTGTTAAAACATTATTGGAATACGGTATTCAACCTGATATTTTAGTTTGTCGTACGGAACATAAATTAACGCAGGAAATTCGTAAGAAATTGGCTTTGTTTTGCAATGTCAACCTGAATGCAGTAGTAGAATCAATTGATGCTCCTACCATTTACGATGTTCCTTTAAATATGTTGAAAGAGCAGTTAGACAAAACTGTATTGGCTAAATTGAAACTTTCGAATAAAAACGAACCTGATTTAGACAGCTGGAAAGCTTTCTTAGGTAAATTAAAAAATCCGACAAATGAAGTTAACATTGGTTTAGTGGGTAAATATGTAGAATTACCTGATGCTTATAAATCAATTGTTGAAAGTTTTATTCACGCTGGCGCTACTAATGAATGTAAAGTAAAATTAGCATACATTGCTGCTGAGAGTGTGAACGATGATAATGTTCAAGATAAATTGAAAGAAATGGATGGTGTACTTGTTGCACCTGGATTTGGTGAACGTGGCTTAGAAGGAAAATTGGCTTCTATTAAATATGTTCGCGAAAATAATATTCCTTTCTTTGGTATCTGTTTGGGAATGCAATGTTCAGTTATCGAATTTGGGCGTAACGTATTAGGTTTAAAAGATGCAAATAGTGTTGAAATGAATGCTGATACCCTAAATCCAGTAATCAATTTGATGGAGGATCAAAAAAATATTACCAATATGGGAGGTACTATGCGTTTAGGTGCTTATGACTGCGATGTCAAAAAAGGTACAAAAGCATATAGTATTTATGGAAAGACTAGAATTACGGAGCGTCATCGTCATCGTTATGAATTCAATAATGACTATTTAAAGCAGTATGAAGCCGCTGGTATGATTGCTTCAGGAATCAATCCAACTTCAGGTTTAGTGGAAATTGTGGAATTAAAAAACCATCCTTTTTTCGTTGCAGGACAATTTCATCCAGAATTAAAGTCAACTGTTGCAAATCCTCACCCACTTTTTGTTAGCTTTGTAGCCGCTGCTCTGTCAAATAAGAAAAATAAGATACAAAAGCAGGAAACAATTAAGTAAGTTTAATTTTTAAAAATGGATAGAAATACCCTTATTGGTTTACTTCTGATGTTCGGAATCATAGCTGGTTCATTTTATTTAATGAAACCATCCGACGTAGAAATAAAGAAAGAACAAGCTCTACAGGATTCGTTAGCGCGTGTTAAAAAAGGTTTAGCACCTTTAACTGACTCGACGAAAACAAATGGACAGATCGTAACAACGCAACCAGCACAGACTGCTGATTCTGCGACTTTAAAACTTCCTTTTGGAGCGACAAAATTTGGAACTGAGAAAATTATCACGTTAGAAAATGATAAGATCATTGCTAAAATAAGTTCTAAAGGTGGTCGTGTAAAATCTGTACAATTAAAAGGTGAGACAAATTTTAATGGTAAGCCATTACTGTTATTTGAAGGAGACGATAACAAATTTGGATTAAAATTTAATGTTGCTGGTCAAGCGATCAATACGAACGATTTATATTTCACATCTGAAGACGCTGATGTCAAAATCACAGGTGAAGATTCAAAATCAATCAAATTGAAATTGAATTATGGAGCTGATCAGTATATTGAATATGTTTACACTTTAAAAGGTCATGGGTACAATCTTGGACTGGATATCAATACAAAAGGTATCCAAAATAAAATTGATCAGAAATCAATTGATTTAGATTGGGAAACTATCTTACTTCAAAAGGAACAAAACATAGCCTCTGAACGTCAGAAATCTACCATTTATTATAAAGAAGGTGATAATGTTGATCATTTATCCGAAGCTAAGGATGAGGAAAAAGAATTGAAAGAAAAGGTAGTATGGATTGCATTTAAACAACACTATTTTTCTAATATTCTTTCTAGCAAAACTGGCTTTACCTCCACTAAAGTTGATGTAAAATCAACAAAGGAAGAGGGTGTTATTAAGCTTTATAGCTCTACTGCTCAGTTAGATTATGCAACACAAAGAGATAACAATTATTCTTTAAGCTTCTTTTTTGGACCGAATCAATACAAAACGTTAAAAGCTGAAGGTCATGATTTCCATAAGATTATCAATATGGGATGGGGTCCAATGCGTTGGATCAACCAGTTCATTACGGTACCTGTATTTGATTTCTTAGATGGATTTAATATGAGTTATGGTATTGTCATCCTAATTTTAACGTTATTGTTAAAATTAGTATTGTCACCATTGACATATAAATCATATCTATCTATGGCTAAAATGCGTGTTTTAAAACCTCAGTTAGATGAAATCAAAGCTAAAGTTGGGGAAGACAATGCTGTATTGCTTCAACAGGAACAAATGAAATTGTATAAAACGGCTGGTGTAAACCCCCTTGGAGGTTGTCTTCCTTTGGTTTTGCAAATGCCATTTACAATTGCCTTTTTCTATTTCTTTCCGAATTTATTCGAATTGAGAGGCGAAAGTTTCTTGTTCATGAAGGATATGTCCACGTATGATACTTTATTTTCTTTTGCTCCAATTTTTGGTGTGTTGAATCACGTATCATTAATGTGTGTGTTGATGACTTTGACAACATTGCTAACAACTTGGTATAATAATTCGACTTCAGGTGCTACAGGACAAATGAAATACATCGGTTATATTATGCCTTTAATTTTCTTCTTTGTCTTGAACAGCTTCCCTGCTGGTTTGAACTACTATTACTTCCTAAGTGCTATCCTAACATTCTTGACACAATTGATCATCCGCTCAATGGTTAATGATGATAAGATTTTAGCAAAATTGGAAAGCAATAAAAAGAATCCTAAAGTGCAGAAGAAATCGACTTTCCAATCTAGAATGGAAGAGGCGATGCGTCAAGCACAACAAAATAAAAAATAATATATACTATAATTAAGAACTTGAAAAAGAGGAAATCAGCGATTGGTTTCCTCTTTTTTCGTATGCTACTGTAGCAATCCGTTAAACAATACGTTAGATTTAGTGTTTAACAGTTACATTAAAATAAGATAAAAATGAAATTTAGCCAGACTTTAATAATAGCAACTCTTTTAGTAGGATTGAGCAGTTGCTCAATTTTCAGAAAGAAAGCAGACATGCATGATACCTCCAATACAACAAAAACAATCGAGATTACGGGTAAGAAATGGCAATTAATTGAATTAAATGGAAAAGCAATAGCTGAAAAGATAAATGGTCGTATACCATATTTGCAATTGGACGATAAAAACTACCTTGCCAATGCGGGCTGCAATACAATGGGTGGTGCGGTAAGTATTACAGGAAAAAATAAAATTAAATTTTCTCAAGGTATGTCAACGATGATGGCTTGTCCTGATCTGGATATTGAACATTCATTATCAAAAGCACTAATCGCTGCTGATGGATATATTATAAAAGAAGGTATTTTAAACCTAAATAAAGGCGCATCTACTTCTTTAGCTAAATTCAAATTGATGCCAGAAGCAACCACAGCAAATGCATTATCAGGAACTTGGGAATTGGACTATATATCGGGTCCTCGCATTGCTTTCAACGGTTTGTATCCAAATTCAAAACCAACCATTACTTTTGATCTAGCGTCAAATAAAGTTTCAGGTAACGGAAGTTGCAATACTTACAATACTAATTTCAAAACTGACGATCATAAAATCAATTTTGGCCCTATCATGTCTACAAAAATGGGGTGTGGAGGTTCTGGAGAACAGGTTTACTTCAGTACTTTGGAAAAAATTAATACCTATAGTGTTGACGGGCAAACACTAACGTTCATTATGGGTGATATTGCGATGATGCGTTTTCATAAAAAATAGGGATTAATTTAATACCATAAAAAAAGGATTCCAAATCAATTTGGAATCCTTTTTTTATGGTTAGTCAATGACCTTTTTAGACAAAGGCACTAAAACCTGTTATGCTTCTACCCACAATTAAAGAATTGATTTCTTTCGTGCCTTCGTATGAATAAATAGCTTCAGCATCAGCTAAGAACCGGGCAACATTATATTCCAACAAGATTCCATTCCCTCCCATTACTTCACGTGCTTTAGAGACGATATCCCGTGTACGTAATGAACAAAACACTTTTGCCAAAGAGGCATGTTCATCTTTCAATTCACCATTATCCTGAAGTTCAGATAACCGATACACCAGCGTCTGCATAGCCGTTAAATTAGATAACATTTCCACCAGGTGGTTTTGGATCAACTGAAAAGCAGCAATTGGTTTTCCAAATTGCTTCCGTTTTCTTGTATAATCTAGCGCATTTTCATAGGCTCCTCGCGCACAACCTACTGCCATCCATGCGACACCTGCCCTAGTCATTTGCAAAACCTTTGCCGTGTCTTTAAAACTATTTGCATTTTGTAAACGATCTGATTCTGGAATTAAGCAATCTGTTAATGTGATTAATCCATTTTGAACAATCCGCAAAGCCATCTTCCCTTTTATTTTTTCTACTTTAAAAGCAGGATTATCTTTACGAACAATAAAACCCTTTACTTCTCCATCATCTAAATCTCTTGCCCAAATAATCGTGATATCAGAAAAGGTTGAATTTCCAATCCATTTCTTTTGGCCATTAAGCACCCATCCCTCATCTGTTTTTTTGCATGTCGTGGTCAATCCCCCTGCTGCACCAGATCCTACCTCGGGCTCCGTAAGACCAAAAGCTCCTATAACTTTCATCTGTTGCATACGCGGCAGCCATTCTTCTTTTTGAGCATCAGAACCACAAATATAAATTGAGCCCATAGCCAAACCACTTTGAACACCAAAAAATGTTGCGATAGAGGCATCAACTCGCGCTATTTCAGCTGCAATTACCCCCTCCATTAGGGAACTTCCTCCAGCACATCCATAACCATCATAGGTGTAACCACAAATATTTAAAGCAGCAAATTTTTCTATAATTTCAAAGGGAAACTCATCTTTCAACCAATAACTATTAACTAAGGGGCTAATTTCCTTTTCCATAAAATCGCGAACTTTCA encodes the following:
- a CDS encoding acyl-CoA dehydrogenase family protein; this encodes MFDKMKGILDLIKTVDLEKLQQISQKVDLGQVLDAVSKMDDNQLKGVMKLLSGESKKRELPPINGDFYNIDAKLSTEDRAIQLKVRDFMEKEISPLVNSYWLKDEFPFEIIEKFAALNICGYTYDGYGCAGGSSLMEGVIAAEIARVDASIATFFGVQSGLAMGSIYICGSDAQKEEWLPRMQQMKVIGAFGLTEPEVGSGAAGGLTTTCKKTDEGWVLNGQKKWIGNSTFSDITIIWARDLDDGEVKGFIVRKDNPAFKVEKIKGKMALRIVQNGLITLTDCLIPESDRLQNANSFKDTAKVLQMTRAGVAWMAVGCARGAYENALDYTRKRKQFGKPIAAFQLIQNHLVEMLSNLTAMQTLVYRLSELQDNGELKDEHASLAKVFCSLRTRDIVSKAREVMGGNGILLEYNVARFLADAEAIYSYEGTKEINSLIVGRSITGFSAFV